A window from Enterocloster bolteae encodes these proteins:
- a CDS encoding phage tail protein produces the protein MAGTVLTNKGLALITKLMAAQATLSFSRVAVGTGRVPSGYDAQNMTGLNEYKMDATIESCGVSTEQPDVAYIVTQISSVGVSTGFAITEAGVFATDPDDGEILYAYLDLTQDPQYIYASTDAISKFAEITFNVLVGSVTSVTAIVSPGALVKKSEFDNLKTRVEDVETPEFDASGTAEGITDKTSLLASFVTKMPLVKFMRNVVAGFKLVLYSGQIVNNCVTDRPDLPGSAAQLKVLMDLYTVLNTKIGSKVAVVSFIKSSIPIAAGADFFAYIPIDIDTTDAIWVFPVLTDAPGDNCTKVNISTCVWQDASKQIYVNGCNLASGAANISLAGVLIAIR, from the coding sequence ATGGCAGGAACAGTACTAACAAACAAGGGTCTTGCACTGATAACAAAATTGATGGCAGCGCAGGCCACGTTATCCTTTAGCCGTGTGGCCGTGGGGACTGGAAGGGTACCGTCCGGATATGATGCCCAGAATATGACAGGTCTTAACGAATATAAGATGGACGCAACGATAGAATCCTGCGGCGTGAGTACCGAACAGCCAGACGTGGCTTATATCGTTACACAAATCAGCTCCGTTGGCGTATCAACGGGATTTGCAATTACGGAGGCCGGGGTATTTGCCACAGACCCAGATGATGGAGAAATCCTTTATGCGTACCTGGACCTTACGCAGGATCCACAGTACATATATGCATCCACGGATGCAATCAGTAAGTTTGCGGAAATCACATTCAACGTTTTGGTTGGTTCAGTAACAAGCGTAACGGCAATTGTATCGCCAGGAGCATTAGTAAAAAAATCAGAATTTGATAATTTGAAAACAAGAGTGGAAGATGTTGAAACCCCTGAGTTTGACGCCTCTGGAACCGCGGAGGGCATAACTGATAAAACAAGCCTACTGGCCAGCTTTGTCACAAAGATGCCACTTGTAAAATTTATGCGCAATGTGGTGGCCGGATTTAAGTTGGTCTTATATTCAGGACAGATTGTCAATAACTGCGTGACAGACCGGCCGGATCTGCCGGGTTCGGCCGCACAGCTAAAGGTACTGATGGACCTTTATACTGTGCTCAATACCAAGATAGGTTCCAAGGTGGCTGTGGTGTCTTTTATAAAAAGCAGCATCCCCATTGCTGCCGGTGCCGACTTTTTTGCCTATATTCCAATCGACATAGATACTACGGATGCTATATGGGTCTTTCCTGTTCTAACAGACGCGCCTGGAGACAATTGCACCAAGGTTAATATAAGCACCTGCGTATGGCAGGACGCATCCAAACAGATATATGTTAATGGATGCAACCTGGCATCTGGTGCAGCAAATATAAGCCTTGCTGGCGTACTGATAGCGATTAGATAA
- a CDS encoding baseplate J/gp47 family protein encodes MDDEWGLTEKGFYRPTYTVLLNALEYKARELYGDGIILTVRSPLGLFLRILAWVWNILFACLEDVYNSRFVETSVGNSLYNLGKNIGMHMLTEGKASGYITVTGTSGSTIPAGFLVATNGGLQYTVVDAITLSESGTGLALIRAVETGPEYNTAAGTVKVIVNPSSVNGVESITNKAEISGGRIKETDAEFRARYNKSVDYAGGVNADAVRAALMNDVEGVSSAYVYENDTDESDTTYNLPPHSLEAVVYGGLDEEIAKAIYSRKAGGIQTVGNKAVNVLTASGQQLEVRFSRPTTKKIYVKVTELQTGEGFPGEDKVRQALIDYIGGTTVGGLETGMDVIYIKIPGILTAIPGVEDFELQIGTSMTSYAKENIAIGYREKAITDSTAISITMK; translated from the coding sequence GTGGATGATGAGTGGGGCCTCACGGAAAAAGGATTTTACCGACCAACCTACACTGTGCTATTAAATGCATTGGAATATAAGGCAAGGGAGCTGTATGGAGATGGAATAATTCTTACAGTACGGTCACCACTGGGTCTATTCTTAAGAATTCTGGCATGGGTATGGAATATTCTTTTCGCATGTCTGGAGGATGTCTATAACAGCCGATTTGTGGAAACATCTGTAGGGAACAGCTTATACAATTTAGGAAAGAACATTGGAATGCACATGCTGACAGAGGGGAAGGCTTCAGGATATATTACAGTGACTGGAACATCTGGATCCACTATACCGGCAGGATTCCTGGTTGCGACAAATGGGGGGCTGCAATACACGGTTGTGGATGCCATCACTCTGTCGGAATCAGGAACAGGGCTTGCACTGATACGTGCGGTGGAGACGGGGCCGGAATACAATACAGCTGCTGGAACCGTGAAGGTAATCGTAAATCCTTCATCGGTAAACGGGGTTGAATCAATCACAAACAAGGCTGAGATATCCGGCGGACGTATAAAGGAAACAGACGCTGAGTTCCGGGCACGTTATAATAAGTCTGTGGATTATGCAGGAGGCGTCAATGCGGACGCAGTCAGAGCAGCGTTAATGAATGATGTTGAGGGCGTATCGAGTGCCTACGTATACGAGAATGATACAGACGAGAGCGACACCACGTATAACTTGCCACCACATAGTCTGGAGGCCGTGGTATATGGAGGACTGGACGAGGAGATTGCGAAAGCAATTTACTCCAGAAAGGCAGGAGGAATACAGACTGTTGGAAATAAGGCGGTCAATGTACTTACGGCTTCCGGTCAGCAGCTGGAAGTCCGTTTTTCACGGCCGACGACGAAAAAAATATATGTGAAGGTGACAGAACTTCAGACAGGTGAGGGATTTCCGGGCGAGGACAAGGTCAGACAAGCATTAATTGACTACATAGGCGGAACAACGGTCGGGGGGCTCGAAACAGGAATGGATGTCATATACATCAAGATACCGGGTATCCTTACTGCGATTCCAGGTGTGGAGGACTTTGAGCTGCAGATTGGCACGAGTATGACCTCTTATGCAAAAGAAAATATAGCAATCGGTTACAGAGAAAAGGCAATAACGGATAGCACAGCAATCAGCATAACAATGAAATGA
- a CDS encoding Gp138 family membrane-puncturing spike protein, translating into MARKTNELYNLLANEKKIMQRIRCHDIVRVEDFDAVRMTVTVKPLVQREMAGAYVSPPPILAVKVAYIPLEIKVDGKTADVNVQIKKGDIGVVAYLDMDSDNSIQTGADSKPNTDRIHSGDDAVFVGVIRKG; encoded by the coding sequence ATGGCACGAAAAACCAATGAACTTTACAATTTGCTTGCGAATGAGAAAAAAATTATGCAGCGAATTCGATGCCACGACATTGTCAGGGTGGAAGACTTTGATGCGGTAAGAATGACCGTTACCGTAAAACCCCTGGTGCAAAGGGAGATGGCTGGGGCCTACGTTTCGCCTCCGCCAATTCTAGCCGTCAAGGTAGCTTATATACCGCTTGAAATAAAAGTGGATGGAAAAACGGCGGACGTGAATGTTCAAATCAAAAAAGGGGACATTGGAGTGGTAGCTTATCTGGACATGGATAGTGATAACTCCATCCAGACGGGAGCGGATAGCAAGCCAAACACTGATAGAATTCATTCGGGGGATGATGCGGTTTTTGTTGGAGTAATCCGGAAAGGGTGA
- a CDS encoding phage protein, which translates to MAFFIRSASLQIGPLKYSMNDGFYFEFEVPFHDSEQLTTASFTVNNLNATSRAGIQKNQVVILNAGYEDDMGALFVGQVTSCNHRQNGVEWQTKITATAALDQWLNSVINKTYTEGSRAEDIVRDLLNIFGLEVGAFQLVKNTLYPRGRVCSGKLKDILTEIVINECKSRFLIRSNQVIINNPADGVNKGYLLTPDAGLLFRSEDSDVTMIEAPETKEVSKEKKAFEEKTWKRQCLLNYRMGPGDVIQIQSRDLNGKFMIVSGTHKGSPTGTWITEIEFKVAG; encoded by the coding sequence ATGGCATTTTTTATTCGTTCCGCTTCCCTTCAGATAGGGCCGCTTAAATACAGTATGAATGACGGATTTTACTTCGAATTCGAGGTTCCCTTCCATGATTCGGAGCAGCTAACAACTGCTTCATTTACAGTAAACAATTTGAATGCGACATCCCGTGCAGGAATCCAAAAGAACCAGGTCGTGATACTTAATGCGGGATATGAGGACGACATGGGCGCTCTGTTTGTTGGTCAGGTGACGAGCTGCAATCACCGACAGAATGGAGTAGAGTGGCAGACGAAGATTACTGCCACTGCGGCCTTGGACCAGTGGCTCAATTCTGTAATCAATAAGACCTATACTGAAGGAAGTCGGGCAGAGGACATTGTACGAGACCTGCTCAATATTTTTGGACTGGAGGTTGGGGCCTTCCAATTAGTCAAGAATACACTTTATCCGCGTGGACGAGTGTGCTCTGGAAAGCTCAAAGATATACTAACAGAAATTGTGATAAACGAATGTAAATCAAGATTTCTTATACGTTCAAATCAGGTTATTATCAATAATCCAGCAGATGGGGTAAATAAGGGATACCTACTTACGCCAGATGCAGGATTACTGTTCCGGTCCGAGGATTCGGATGTCACTATGATAGAAGCTCCAGAAACAAAGGAGGTTTCGAAAGAGAAAAAGGCATTTGAAGAGAAGACATGGAAACGTCAATGCCTTCTGAATTACCGTATGGGACCCGGGGACGTAATTCAAATTCAATCCCGTGATTTAAACGGCAAATTTATGATTGTGTCAGGGACGCACAAAGGTTCACCAACCGGTACGTGGATAACAGAAATTGAATTCAAGGTTGCAGGATAG
- a CDS encoding phage baseplate plug family protein has translation MTNELQTMGLTSEVEYIPVDASMVPYTFSVKLDDRTYFMTIKYNDPGSFFTIDLALMATGEVLCYGDPVRYGRPMFNSIEDARYPIPVIVPYCLTGEVNEVTYDNFGNEVKLYLHERRTD, from the coding sequence ATGACCAATGAACTACAGACAATGGGGTTGACGTCAGAAGTTGAATATATACCTGTGGATGCATCAATGGTACCGTATACGTTTTCTGTCAAACTTGATGACCGCACATATTTCATGACAATTAAATATAATGACCCGGGAAGTTTCTTCACGATAGACTTGGCCTTAATGGCGACGGGAGAGGTGTTGTGTTATGGGGACCCTGTAAGATATGGAAGACCTATGTTTAACTCCATCGAAGACGCAAGGTACCCGATTCCGGTCATTGTACCATATTGTCTGACTGGAGAGGTTAATGAGGTAACATACGACAATTTTGGAAATGAGGTGAAGCTGTACCTGCATGAGAGGAGGACGGACTGA
- a CDS encoding phage baseplate protein translates to MAYRITGRKTGTVKFQPATGTITQETMTKSSKMTSNAIEGGSTIEDHVSLNPEQFQIAGVVVRNCGSYKSQLDYMWRSRDLVTYVGKFRVTDYIIINLQMKNLPSNKKGFAFTATLQKANIVSGQYVELGQALLMSQQDKGEKSKGTGQAEAIKAAGLKTKVSEQISQSSYASYVNSYNGKSSAGPNQRKTTSFNGV, encoded by the coding sequence ATGGCATATAGAATCACAGGAAGAAAGACCGGGACTGTAAAGTTCCAGCCGGCTACAGGCACTATCACCCAGGAGACCATGACGAAGAGTAGCAAGATGACCTCCAATGCCATTGAAGGAGGAAGCACCATTGAGGACCATGTAAGCCTCAATCCGGAACAGTTCCAGATTGCAGGAGTGGTAGTAAGAAACTGTGGATCCTACAAATCCCAACTGGATTACATGTGGAGGAGCCGGGATTTAGTAACTTACGTCGGAAAGTTCCGCGTGACGGATTATATCATTATCAATCTGCAAATGAAGAACCTTCCGTCAAATAAGAAAGGGTTTGCATTTACTGCGACATTACAGAAAGCGAATATCGTATCAGGACAGTATGTAGAATTAGGACAGGCACTCCTTATGAGTCAGCAGGACAAGGGAGAAAAAAGCAAGGGTACCGGCCAGGCAGAGGCCATCAAGGCAGCCGGGCTTAAAACAAAGGTAAGCGAACAGATTAGTCAAAGCTCATACGCATCCTATGTAAATTCCTACAATGGAAAAAGCAGTGCAGGACCAAATCAACGAAAGACTACGAGCTTTAACGGAGTATAA